The window TGAAATATGCATACAAGTTATGATGACTAAGAAATCTTTTCCAAAGAATGAAAGAACAAGTAATCTACTTGAACTTGTGCATTCCGATATATGTGAATTGAATGGTCATTTAACTATAGGTGGAAAtagatattttattacttttatagaTGATCATTCTAGATATACATAtgtttacttaatgaaaacaaaaGATCAAGCATTTGATATGTTTAAGAGTTACAAAGAATTAGTTGAAAATCAATTGGAAAAGAAGATTAAAATCCTACGTAGTGATCGAGGAGGCGAATATCTTTCCAATGAATTTTCTGTATTTTGTGAAGAAAATGGTTTGATTCACCAAGTTAGTGCACCGTATACCCCACAACAAAATGGTCTtgctgaaagaaaaaatagaacgtTGGTAGATATGGTTAATGCCATACTTTTACATGTAAAGTTACCAACTAATTTGTGGGGGGAAGCTTTGTTAACAGTTTGTTTTATGCATAATAGAGTACCTTAAAAGAAATTTAAGGtttcaccatatgaattatgGAAAGGAAGAAAGCCTAACTTAAATTTCTTAAGGGTATGAGGTTGTTTAGCCTATTATAGAATTCCTGATCCGAAAAGGTCTAAGTTAGGACCTAGAGGAATTAAAAGCATATTTGTCGGATATGCTGAAAACTCAAAGGCATACAGATTATTGGACATTGAGTCTAAGTATATTGTGGAATCTAAAGATGTTGAGTTCTTGTAAACAAAGTTTATTGGTGATTCTTATAATTCACATGAGAATACAGAAATTACTAAACAAGATGGTAATGCAACAAGTATTGGCGATAATGCAGTAACTCAAGAAAATTGTGCAGAACCTAGTTCTTCTTctaacaataaaataaaggcaATTGAATCTCCTGTAGAACCAAGAAAAAGTCAAagagttagaaaagaaaaaaatataggtTCTGATTTTATTTCTTCTCAAGCACTAGTCTTTTTGATAGAAGGAAGTAGAGATGAAGTATTAAATAAAATACCcattattttaaatttagaagAGGATCCTAAAACCTATAGTGAGGTTATGGCTTCGCGGGATTCTTCTTTCTGGAAAGAAGCTTAAATGATGAAATGGATTCTCTTTTATCAAATGGTACATGGGTATTGGGAGATTTACCTTCTAATACTAAACCTATTGGGTGTAAATGGTTTTttagaagaaaatacaatactgaTGATTCTCTACAAATATTTAAACCTAGACTAGTAGCCAAGGGATTTAGACAAAAGGCAGGAGTAGATTATTTTGACACATATGCTCGTGTGGTCAGGATTACCTCAATAAGAGTATTATTTTCTTTGGCATCAATATATAATCTAAAtgtccatcaaatggatgttaagacgacattcttaaatggtgatcttgatgaagaagtttatatggagcaacccgAAGGGTTTATGCTTCCTGGAAATGAGAAGAAAGTTTGTAAATTAGTTAGGTCCTTGTATGGATTAAAACAAGCTCCAAAACAATGACATGAAAAATTTGATAGTGTTATATTATCAAATGGTTTTAAACATAACAGAGCAGATAAATGCATTTATTCCAAATTCACAAAGGACTATGGAGTGATAGTAtgtctttatgttgatgacatgctaatCATAGGAACTAACATGCAAGGCATAAATGAAACTAAGAAGTATTTAACTTCTCaatttaaaatgaaagatttgggagaagTTGATACTATTTTAGGTGTTAAAGTTAAAAGACATAGTGGGGGTTTTGCCTTATGTCAGCCTCACTATATTGACAAGGTTCTTTCCAAATTTAATCATTTGAGTATTAAAGCATTTAATACTCCATTTGATGCTTCTAGCAAGATGGTTGAGAACCCCAGAAGATCTGTTAGTCAATTAGACTATGCTAGTGCAATTGGTAGTTTAATGTATGTTATGCACTGTACTAGGCCAGATATTGCCTTTGCGATTTGTAAATTGTCAAGATATAATCACACTCCAAGTGGTGATCACTGGAAAGGTATAGTGAAGGCACTTGGTTATCTGAAAAAGACAAAAACTTTTGCCTTGTATTATAACACATTTCTTTCAGTGTTAGAAGGATATTGTGATGCTAGTTGGATAACTAGTATTGGTGATAACAAGTCAACGTCTAGGTGGATATTCACTTTATGTGGAGGAGCAATTTCATGGGATTCTAAGAAACAGACGTGTATTACTCATTCCATAATGGAATTTGAGTTTATTGCTTTAGCAGCTGCAGGAAGAGAGGCAGAATGGCTGAGAAATCTATTGTTAGATATAAAGTTGTGGCcacatgtaatgacccaaccggtcgtttcatgagttaccgctctgttttacccatttatgcttcttattgccttgttcaactgtattatgtgttatcgggttggttggctcgggttcagagaggttttggtagggtttgagacacttagtctcttttgagtgaacttaagttggaaaagtcaaccggatattgacttatgtgattaagggctcggatgtgagtttcgatggttcggatagcttcgtgatGTGATTCGGAACTCAGGAGCAtgattggaatgtgttttggaggttcgaagtagatttagtcttgaattggtgaaattggaattttggcgttttccggttgataggtgagattttgatataggggtcgaaatggaatttcggaaattgaattaggtccattgtgtcatttatgacgtgtgtgcaaaatttcaggtcattcggacgaggtttgatagatatTTTGATCGAaagtcgaatttggaagtttttagaattcttaggcttgaatctgatacaaatttggtgttttgatgttcttTTGAGTGTtacgaaggttggaataagttttaatgatgttatgggataggttggcatgtttggttgaggtcccaagggcctcgggtgagttttgggttgtTAAGcggatcatttcaagttgaaaagaTTGAAGAAAATCTGCTGTTAGTGTTGCAGGCTTTTGCCCTTCGCGTTAGCAAGTGggcccttgcgttcgcgaagggttaggatgaGAGTCAAgaggtttggccttcgcgttcgcgatgagggtcccgcgttcgcaaagggttggGGTCAATGTGCTTCACGTTTGCGGGTGtggagtcgcgttcgcgatgagttggAAGGCTGAGGCTTCGCATTCGCATACAAGGCGTCACGTTCATGAAAGAGGAATAAGTGGTCAatgaaatttgtgcttcgcgaatgcgaggtgtTGACCACGTTCGCAAAGAACGATCTTGAATAGCTGGgtagaatgttttaaaaggccaTATCCGCGATTTTTAGCCAAAGTTTAACCATTGTTCGGCGATTTTTGAGCTTTTTGAggaagattgaagagggaatcaaggggaaacacttggaggtaagatttatggacttaatactcaatcctaatgtgatttatacctaattaatcatggaatttgtggaaattaagcctaaaaattggaagttagggcttgaaaattgaagacctaaatctagggatttgaggggtcatttgtggtcaaattttgatgtatttgatatgtatgaactcggggagtgataaggagtttattgatgtaatttttatcagattccgagacgtgggcccggtggtcgggtttggccaatttcgggatttgtgttgtaattttattactttcgagtgggctttgttaccttagcatattttgatggttgtgtactgattttggttagatttggagcatccgaaggCTGACTAgagaggaaaaggcatcgcgggctagagtttggaccggatagaggtgagtaatgattgtaaatgttgtcctgagggtttgaaaccccggatttcacatcgttgtgctactttgaggtaacgcgcacgctagatgacgagcgtggggtcgagaaccattggggattgtgacttagtccatcccgtatgactgtttaactgtgtaattgattgaaaactatttgtcatcatcatgttttgggctgaatgccatatttgggcttgttttgacttcaaatttggacttagtcatgctatattctacagttttcctaactcagccatgtttactctattttgacatctaaaatgatattttgagctgagcatcatattttactgtgcctgagtagcttttagagatttctgactgagtagggcctgtgttgtgaggctattatgggatcgggctgcgcaccgtAGCGGTATTgtgctgattcatgattatgaggccgaggtcctgagttgtacgccacacggtggcttgatatgaggccgagagcctgtttgattatgccgcgagatggcttgttattgcgcttgggccgtaaggggcgcctcccggagtctgtacacccccagttagcgcgggtacccagtgtgagatatgatatagcccgaggggctgatatatttccatgttattgcccgaggggcagatttatGTCTCTATCCTTTCTCCCTATTTTCATTCTTTCGTTTGAACTGctaaaaggtgttttaaagaggtttttactaAACTAAGGTATTTCTACaagcttttactattttattgcattgttctggttttatactgcctctttgtagcattttgctgtgttttgcgtgttttcttatcgctcaactgagttggcgtactcatattactccctgcaccctgtgtgcagattcaggagcttcgggtcccactagcgagggctgatTGCTTCCAGCAAACTGTTcagagttcactaggtagctgctcggcgttcggagcccagtgtttctccttcATATCTTTATTTTCCTTGTACTAGATTGTGTAGACTATTCGTACTCTTAGACAGATGTTTTAGATGcttatgactggtgacaccctaaTGTTGGGCTGTATTTATTTTCACGTTTGtctattttatgttattttgggatttatcacctattaatgacttaaattgaattattataattgtttaaatAGATTGggagtttgtgtcggctggccttgtttcacgataagcgccatcacgacggggtccagtttagggtcgtgacaagttggtatcagagcctagattacataggtctcacgagtcatgaacaagtttagtaaagtctcgcggatcggtacagagacgtttgtatttatcctcgggaggatgcagaacctttaagaaaaacatcatattcttgaaattctcgtcgtgcgaatttgttgatccatgtactaaacttctgttattctattcccTCACAGacggtgaggacacgtgctaccagtcaggatggacgaccactggtaccaccagctgtggccactagaggccgaggacgcggtcgaagccgtggtaggggcaggggtgtatcCCGCACAACGGCAagggcaacacctgcagatccTAGTTATGGACACTCTAgcagcaccaactcaggcaccagttgtgcccattgtgattctgggtcttcaggaggccctggctcatattctatcagtatgcactaggGGCGGATCCAGCCCAGCCCgttgcagctgctcaagactatgtagttcctaccacgccagaggacgagcaacgtaggttggagatgtttggtagacttcaacctccgaatttcagtggtgcagagggcgaggatgcccagagtTTCTTGGACAAGcgtcagaggattcttcgtatagcgggtattctggagactagtggggtcactttcactactttttagttttctggagccgccttcacttggtgggaggcttatgagaggcgtaggtgtgttggtgcaacaccccttacctagtaccagttctccgttctctttttggagaagtatgtgccatagtctcgCATAGAGGAGCTGCGCAGGAAGTTCGAGGGGTtgtgtcagggagagatgactgtgatgcagtatgagattaggttctcagagttagctcgtcataTTGTTTGGTTGGTTACCTATGGAGAGAGAGAgtattaggaggtttgttgatggcctcacgtatcagctccatattctcatgaccagggagaggatgtctggtgctacttttgaggaggttgtggacaTTGCTCGCAAGATTGAGTTAGTTCGTCGCCATGAGCGAgataagagggaggccaagaggtctcggggatctggtacttatggtggtgctccttctagaggtcagttttagcacggtagaggccgtTTATTCATGCATACTCAGtcagctcacccaggttatcatggggcatcatTGGGTcctggttctcatagttctcatcagggccaatcatcacttggtgcccttccagcccagagtttgtCCTGTGCTCTATCAGTTCAGGACTCTTTTATGCCAGGTACATCTTCTAGTCATTTTGGTGCtaggggctcccttcagtccctgtCCCAAGAGtttctatgagtgtggagagttggttcatatgtggaggcagtgtcctcgtcgtcttgggggctcatctcagcagaggagtcagccatcggcttcagcgccagttacttcaccaccacccacctacCGAGTTAGGGGTAAaggtcagttagctaggggtcaccctagagggggaagtcgatcaggtggcggtcaggcctatTTTTATGCACTCCCAGCTTGACCCGATggtattgcttcagatgctgtgatcacaggtattgtctcagtctgtcGTAGAGATGCCTCTCTATTATTTGATCTCGTtttcacttattcttatgtgtcatcatactttgttcgttatttggatatgccccgtgaatctcttgtttcatctgttcatgtatctactccggtgggcgatactattgttgtggactgtgtgtataccgtcgtgtgtggtgactattgggggtctggagactcgagtggacctattgttgttatgtatggtggactttgatgtgatattgggcatggattggctatctccatgtcgtgctattttggactgtcattcTAAGATAGTggctttggctatgccgggtgtgccatggattaagtggcgaggttcgactgattatgttcccagtagggtaatttcattcttgaagtcccattgtatggttgggaagggttgcctttcttacttagcctttgtgagggatgtcggtggaaagactcctagtattgattatgttcctgttgtgagagattttctcgatgtgtttcctgtagacctgtcgggcatgccaccggacggggaaattgattttggtattgatctggtaccaggcactcagcctatttctactccaccgtatcgtatggcactagcggagttgaaggagttaaaggggcagcttcaggaactccttgatatggggttcattcggcctagtgtgttgccttggggtacaactgttctatttgtgaagaagaaggatgtcactatgaggatgtgcattgattataggcagttgaacaaggttacaattaagaacaagtatcctttgcctcacattgatgatttatttgaccagcttcagggagtgagggtgttctccaagattgatctccattcaggttatcaccagttgaagatcagggactcgaatattcttaagacggcgttcaagacccgatatggtcattatgaattcttggtgatgtcttttgggctaatcGATggcccaacaacgttcatgcatttgatgaacaacgtgtttcggcattatctcgactcgtttatcatagttttcattgatgatattctggtatactcgcatAGTGAGGAGGAGCAcccagagcatttgagagttgtattgtagagattgagggaggagaagctttatgcaaagttctccaagtgtgagttttggctcagttcagtggcttttttggggcacatagtgtccagtgagggtattgaggttgatccaaagaagatagaggcggttcagagttgacctagaccgtcctcagccatagagatccGCAACTTTTTTGGTTTGACAGGTTATTactgccggtttgttcagggattttcatctatcgcatcgcccttgaccaagttgactcaaaagggtactccattcaggtggtcggatgagtgtgaggagagctttcagaagctcaagactgccttgaccacaactcccgttttagttttgccattagctttagtttcatataccgtgtattatgatgcttcgagagttggtattgggtgtgtattgatgcaggagggtagagttattgcttatgtttctcgtcagttgaatccccatgagaagaactaccctattcatgatttggatttggcttccattgttcacgcgttgaagatttggaggcattatcttatggtgtgtcttgtgaggcatttactgatcatcgtagcctgcaacacttgttcaagtagaaggatctcaatttgaggtagcggagatggttggagttgctaaaggattatgatattacaaTCTTGTACCATCAGGGTAAGGCCAATGtggttgccgatgctttgagctggaaggcggtgagtatggggagtttggcatatattccagttgaggAGAGActtcttgcagttgatgttcaggccttggccaatcggttcgtgaggttggatatttcggagcctagtcgaatattgtcttgtgtgatttctcggtcttccttatttgattacATCAGAcaacgccagtatgatgatcctcatttgcttatccttaaggacgaAGTTCAGCACgttgatgccagagatgtgactattggtgatgatggggtgttgaagaTGCAGGGCCAAATATGTGTCCCCAGt is drawn from Nicotiana tabacum cultivar K326 chromosome 22, ASM71507v2, whole genome shotgun sequence and contains these coding sequences:
- the LOC142176056 gene encoding secreted RxLR effector protein 161-like, yielding MKDLGEVDTILGVKVKRHSGGFALCQPHYIDKVLSKFNHLSIKAFNTPFDASSKMVENPRRSVSQLDYASAIGSLMYVMHCTRPDIAFAICKLSRYNHTPSGDHWKGIVKALGYLKKTKTFALYYNTFLSVLEGYCDASWITSIGDNKSTSRWIFTLCGGAISWDSKKQTCITHSIMEFEFIALAAAGREAEWLRNLLLDIKLWPHDVSPAQF